The following proteins are co-located in the Mycolicibacterium goodii genome:
- a CDS encoding 5,10-methylenetetrahydrofolate reductase yields MTLNTVALELVPSNLDLGTAHALAELQKVRKLAVDAGLDGRIRHIMIPGMIEEDDDRPVEMKPKLDVLDYWELVQRELPDVRGLCTQVTSFLDERSLRRRLTALIRHGFDGIAFVGVPRTMTDGEGAGVAPTDALSTFSHLVKHRGVILIPTRDDELSRFGFKCKEGATYGMTQLLYSDAIVNFLTEFSRNTDHRPEILLSFGFVPKMESEVGLIDWLIQDPGNDAVATEQQFVRRLAASEPAQKRAQMLDLYKRVIDGVIDLGFPVSLHFEAPYGVSAPAFETLAAMLDYWAPDR; encoded by the coding sequence GTGACTCTCAATACTGTTGCGCTGGAACTTGTCCCATCGAATCTGGACCTCGGCACGGCACATGCGCTCGCGGAGTTGCAGAAGGTGCGCAAGTTGGCGGTCGATGCCGGTCTCGATGGACGCATCCGCCACATCATGATCCCCGGGATGATCGAGGAGGATGACGACCGTCCCGTCGAGATGAAACCAAAGCTCGACGTACTCGACTACTGGGAGTTGGTCCAGCGCGAACTTCCCGACGTACGTGGGCTGTGCACCCAGGTCACGTCGTTTCTCGATGAGCGGTCGCTGCGTCGGCGGTTGACCGCGTTGATTCGGCACGGGTTCGACGGGATCGCGTTTGTCGGGGTTCCGCGCACCATGACCGACGGTGAGGGCGCAGGAGTCGCACCGACCGACGCGCTGTCGACCTTTTCCCATCTGGTGAAACACCGCGGCGTGATCCTGATCCCGACCAGGGACGACGAACTGAGCCGATTCGGGTTCAAGTGCAAAGAGGGCGCCACCTACGGGATGACCCAGCTGCTGTACTCCGACGCGATCGTCAACTTCCTCACCGAGTTCTCGCGCAACACCGACCACCGCCCGGAGATCCTATTGTCGTTCGGTTTCGTCCCGAAGATGGAATCCGAAGTCGGCCTTATCGACTGGCTCATCCAGGACCCCGGCAACGACGCTGTCGCAACCGAACAACAGTTCGTGCGGCGGTTGGCTGCGAGCGAGCCCGCGCAGAAGCGCGCCCAGATGCTGGACCTGTACAAGCGCGTGATCGACGGCGTAATCGATCTCGGTTTTCCGGTCAGCCTGCATTTCGAGGCCCCCTACGGGGTCTCCGCTCCGGCGTTCGAGACCTTGGCCGCGATGCTCGACTACTGGGCACCGGACCGCTGA
- a CDS encoding integrase, producing MTRAARIPDTVAGVHLTPDTEVLLNRPLFIPALRCRFGDPVWDLSAAIQDRHSAGQAVHWDRFPEPFRPACKLYLFVLLNVVDDAPRLDASRSPYPHVKTILGELVPLRRFTRWLVQREVLSFSHVSLDHLDSYLRYVSDAPGVSAGTKRRSLQAVKRLHRYRDVLPAQCRLPAATLWGGASARGLARYESSWGKPNTTARIHPDVMEPLLSAALAVSTTVAADLLPAARNLLAMRALAHRIAPDIRRARTGTVSLHDTTTAQLDSLLTALGHRGAPLPGVSTGESTSVDLTGLAVAGWLNHTELTRMNDTATMLAAHALPIEADMVRTTLFSTIGTRRWRQSPMGAPEMVEHIRYIITACFLVIAYLSGVRTGEALNLRRGCITRDPQLGLTFMSGHQLKASERRRDRSPATIPWVVTEETAHAVSVLEQITVGDLLFPGFQWCSQEQFLNGSHRTRTPGSINTDITRFIDWFNRAVAPAVDHPLIPDDPQGIIQVPRLRRTLAWHIVRRPGGTIAGATQYGHLHTQIIQGYAGGADAGFLDEITFEQFLHRAETLHDDAHRLKRGEHVSGPAADEYKASVGRAITFAGLTVTTTSQVNTAMANPDLQIHHGALVTCVFRPATAACLPHTDDVTGPVWSRCRLDCTNAARTDRDVANLRAHADTLTHDLNSLTLPEPLRQRIHARLTEHEKALHAHESSRPATPTQTGQQQR from the coding sequence GTGACGCGGGCGGCCAGAATTCCCGACACGGTGGCCGGTGTCCACCTCACCCCGGACACCGAGGTGCTGCTCAACCGCCCGCTGTTCATCCCGGCACTCAGGTGCCGATTCGGCGACCCGGTGTGGGATCTGTCCGCGGCTATCCAGGACCGCCACAGCGCCGGACAAGCTGTGCATTGGGATCGATTTCCGGAGCCGTTTCGCCCGGCCTGCAAGCTCTACCTGTTCGTGTTGCTCAACGTCGTTGACGACGCGCCCCGTCTGGATGCGTCGCGTTCGCCGTACCCGCATGTCAAGACGATTCTGGGTGAGTTGGTGCCGCTGCGTCGGTTCACCAGGTGGCTCGTGCAGCGGGAGGTACTTTCCTTCAGTCACGTCAGCCTCGACCACCTCGACAGCTATCTGCGGTACGTCTCCGACGCCCCCGGGGTCAGCGCCGGCACCAAACGCCGATCCCTGCAGGCAGTTAAGCGGCTCCATCGGTACCGGGATGTCCTTCCAGCGCAATGTCGGCTTCCGGCCGCCACACTGTGGGGCGGGGCAAGCGCGCGAGGACTCGCCCGCTACGAGTCCTCTTGGGGTAAGCCGAACACCACGGCTCGCATTCATCCCGATGTCATGGAGCCACTGCTATCGGCGGCCCTGGCAGTCAGCACCACTGTCGCCGCCGATCTGCTTCCTGCCGCACGCAACCTCCTCGCGATGCGCGCGTTGGCTCATCGCATCGCACCGGACATCCGTCGCGCGCGCACCGGCACGGTGTCGCTGCACGACACCACCACCGCGCAACTCGACAGTCTGCTGACCGCCCTCGGCCACCGCGGCGCCCCGCTTCCGGGTGTCAGCACCGGCGAGAGCACCTCGGTCGATCTCACGGGCCTGGCGGTCGCGGGATGGCTAAACCACACCGAACTCACACGCATGAACGACACGGCGACCATGCTGGCCGCCCACGCACTGCCCATCGAGGCGGACATGGTGCGTACGACCCTGTTCAGTACGATCGGCACGCGCCGATGGCGGCAAAGCCCCATGGGGGCCCCAGAAATGGTCGAACACATTCGCTACATCATCACCGCCTGCTTCCTGGTGATCGCCTACCTGTCCGGTGTCCGGACCGGGGAAGCCCTCAACCTGCGTCGCGGATGCATCACCCGAGATCCGCAGCTGGGTTTGACGTTCATGTCCGGTCACCAGCTCAAGGCTAGTGAGCGGCGTCGGGACCGATCACCGGCCACGATCCCGTGGGTGGTGACCGAGGAAACCGCCCACGCGGTCAGTGTTCTCGAACAGATCACCGTCGGCGATCTGCTCTTCCCCGGATTCCAGTGGTGCTCCCAGGAACAGTTCCTCAACGGATCCCACCGGACAAGGACACCCGGGTCGATCAACACCGACATCACCCGTTTCATCGACTGGTTCAACCGCGCCGTCGCCCCCGCCGTCGATCACCCGCTGATCCCCGACGACCCGCAGGGCATCATTCAGGTGCCGCGCCTGCGGCGCACACTGGCCTGGCACATCGTCCGCCGACCCGGCGGAACCATCGCCGGCGCAACGCAATACGGTCACCTGCACACACAGATCATCCAGGGCTACGCCGGCGGAGCAGACGCAGGATTCCTCGATGAGATCACCTTCGAACAATTCCTGCACCGCGCCGAAACCCTCCACGACGACGCCCACCGACTCAAGCGCGGCGAACACGTCTCCGGTCCCGCAGCCGACGAATACAAGGCCAGCGTCGGCCGCGCGATCACTTTCGCGGGCCTGACTGTCACCACCACCAGCCAGGTCAACACCGCGATGGCCAACCCGGATCTGCAGATCCACCACGGCGCGCTGGTCACTTGTGTATTCCGCCCCGCCACTGCAGCGTGCCTGCCACACACCGACGACGTGACCGGACCCGTCTGGAGCCGGTGCCGTCTCGACTGCACCAACGCCGCCCGCACAGATCGCGACGTCGCGAACCTGCGCGCCCATGCCGACACGCTCACACACGACCTGAACAGCCTGACCCTGCCCGAACCGCTACGACAACGCATCCATGCACGGCTCACCGAGCACGAAAAGGCACTCCACGCACACGAGTCCAGCCGACCAGCAACACCCACCCAGACGGGACAGCAGCAACGATGA